In one window of Kosmotoga pacifica DNA:
- a CDS encoding adenine phosphoribosyltransferase — protein MDLKSFIRDIPDFPKPGIIFKDVTPLLKNPEAFKGSIAELKKAASEWNFDIIVAPEARGFIFAAPLALEMNKGFVPIRKPGKLPYKTISKSYSLEYGNATLEMHIDAIEKGSRVLILDDVLATGGTIKAIAEMIEEAGGEVVGIITIIELSFLEPRKKLDKYRVEALIKY, from the coding sequence ATGGATTTAAAGTCCTTTATTCGCGATATTCCGGATTTTCCAAAGCCGGGAATTATTTTCAAAGATGTCACTCCATTGTTAAAGAATCCAGAAGCCTTTAAAGGAAGTATCGCAGAATTGAAGAAGGCTGCCTCCGAATGGAATTTTGATATTATCGTTGCTCCAGAGGCGAGGGGGTTCATATTTGCAGCACCTCTAGCTCTTGAAATGAACAAAGGATTTGTGCCTATTAGAAAACCCGGCAAACTCCCTTACAAAACAATTTCGAAATCTTATTCCCTCGAATACGGAAATGCAACCTTGGAAATGCACATAGACGCCATTGAGAAAGGAAGCAGAGTTTTGATACTGGACGATGTTCTTGCTACTGGAGGGACAATCAAAGCTATCGCTGAAATGATCGAAGAAGCTGGAGGAGAAGTCGTCGGTATCATCACGATCATCGAGCTCTCATTCCTTGAACCAAGGAAGAAATTGGATAAATATCGTGTGGAAGCTCTGATTAAATATTGA
- a CDS encoding complex I 24 kDa subunit family protein, whose product MPSTNCAGHEELYAELNGYIDSVKNQPGSLINVLHRAQEIFGYLSEETQQHVAEKLDIPLSQVYGVVTFYNFFSTKPKGKHQIKVCLGTACYVKGADRVLERLKEELGVDLDEPTQDGKFSIHAVRCLGACSMAPVVLVGERDFYGKVTPDEIGKIIEKYKEE is encoded by the coding sequence TTGCCTTCGACAAATTGTGCTGGACATGAGGAACTTTATGCCGAGCTGAATGGTTATATCGATTCCGTAAAAAATCAGCCCGGTTCTCTTATTAATGTACTTCATAGAGCTCAGGAAATTTTCGGCTATCTTTCTGAGGAGACTCAACAACATGTTGCTGAAAAACTTGACATACCCTTGAGTCAGGTCTATGGTGTGGTTACCTTTTACAACTTTTTCAGCACAAAACCTAAAGGAAAACACCAGATCAAGGTATGTTTGGGAACAGCCTGTTATGTTAAGGGTGCCGATAGAGTGCTCGAAAGACTGAAGGAAGAGCTCGGTGTAGATCTTGATGAACCAACTCAGGATGGAAAATTCTCCATTCACGCCGTGAGGTGTCTTGGAGCTTGCAGTATGGCTCCTGTTGTACTCGTCGGTGAAAGGGACTTCTATGGCAAAGTAACACCCGATGAGATCGGTAAAATCATTGAAAAATACAAGGAGGAATGA
- a CDS encoding (2Fe-2S) ferredoxin domain-containing protein has translation MGKIKSLEELMKIKESTLKELKMRDTDKRGKIIVAMGTCGIAAGAKETLKAIVDILGEKGIDDIAVVQSGCFGLCDVEPTIEVRIGESEPIIYGHVTPSQAKRIVEQHILEGKVVSDLVVKRGEL, from the coding sequence GTGGGTAAAATCAAAAGCCTTGAAGAGCTCATGAAAATCAAAGAAAGCACTCTGAAAGAACTCAAAATGCGCGACACGGACAAGCGGGGTAAAATAATCGTCGCAATGGGAACCTGTGGAATTGCGGCAGGTGCCAAAGAGACATTGAAAGCTATCGTTGACATCCTTGGCGAAAAGGGAATCGATGATATCGCTGTTGTTCAATCAGGTTGCTTCGGATTGTGCGATGTTGAACCTACTATTGAAGTTCGCATTGGCGAAAGTGAACCAATTATCTATGGTCATGTCACACCTAGCCAAGCAAAAAGAATTGTCGAACAGCACATCCTAGAGGGAAAAGTTGTTTCTGACCTCGTTGTTAAACGCGGGGAACTCTGA
- the nuoF gene encoding NADH-quinone oxidoreductase subunit NuoF, translated as MPAVENTIVICAGGACISAGEISVKESLENTLREYALDEVVRVVETGCMGACDLGPIMVIYPEGVFYQKLDSNNVKKVVEEHLLKGRIVKELLYTGPTGEVKEKPQEELPFFKKQVKIATRNLGVVDPLSIEEYIARDGYFALTKVIKEMNPEDVISELKKSGLRGRGGAGFPTGLKWEFARKATGDIKYVICNADEGDPGAFMDRAILEGDPHSVVEAMTIAAYTVGASKGFIYVRAEYPLAIERFSHALKKAREYGFLGENILGSEFSFDIEIRIGAGAFVCGEETALINSIEGKRGIPRVKPPYPAQKGLWGKPTLINNVETYANIPPIILHGGDWFAQFGVEGSRGTKVFALAGKVNNTGLVEVPMGISLRELIYEIGGGVPGGKKLKAVQTGGPSGGCIPEKHIDTPITYDTLKELGTIIGSGGMIVMDEDDCMVDVAKFFLEFTVEESCGQCTPCRDGTKRMLEILERITEGEGTEEDLETLKELSEHIMKTSLCGLGQTAPQPVMSTMRYFWDEYEAHVKEKRCPAKKCKALTRIVIDKEKCVGCTACARVCPVNAITGSVRNPHEIDPEICTRCGSCLEVCRFGAISKVSP; from the coding sequence GTGCCTGCGGTTGAAAACACTATCGTTATCTGTGCTGGTGGCGCCTGTATTTCCGCTGGCGAGATAAGCGTCAAAGAATCCCTTGAAAATACACTTAGAGAGTACGCCCTCGACGAGGTTGTTCGTGTTGTTGAAACGGGTTGTATGGGCGCGTGTGACCTCGGACCAATTATGGTCATTTATCCCGAAGGCGTATTCTACCAGAAACTAGACAGCAATAATGTCAAAAAAGTTGTTGAGGAACATCTCTTAAAAGGTCGGATAGTTAAGGAACTGCTTTACACCGGTCCAACTGGAGAGGTTAAGGAAAAACCACAGGAAGAACTTCCTTTTTTCAAAAAACAGGTAAAAATCGCTACCAGGAACCTTGGTGTTGTCGATCCACTGTCTATTGAAGAATATATCGCCAGAGACGGTTACTTTGCTCTCACGAAAGTCATCAAGGAGATGAATCCTGAAGACGTGATCTCTGAGCTTAAAAAGTCGGGTCTCAGAGGAAGGGGCGGAGCAGGTTTCCCGACAGGTCTCAAATGGGAGTTTGCAAGAAAGGCCACTGGAGATATTAAATACGTGATCTGTAATGCCGACGAAGGAGACCCAGGTGCTTTCATGGACAGGGCAATACTGGAAGGAGATCCCCACTCTGTAGTCGAAGCCATGACGATAGCTGCTTACACAGTTGGTGCTAGCAAAGGCTTTATTTATGTGCGTGCGGAATATCCTCTGGCTATCGAACGCTTTTCACACGCTTTGAAGAAAGCAAGGGAATACGGCTTCCTGGGCGAAAATATTCTCGGATCTGAATTCTCCTTTGACATAGAAATCCGAATTGGTGCTGGCGCTTTCGTATGTGGTGAGGAGACAGCACTCATAAATTCTATAGAAGGAAAGAGGGGAATTCCCCGCGTTAAGCCTCCATATCCCGCTCAAAAAGGGCTTTGGGGAAAGCCTACCCTCATTAACAACGTTGAAACTTATGCGAATATCCCACCGATCATTCTCCATGGTGGTGATTGGTTCGCTCAATTCGGCGTTGAAGGTTCCAGAGGGACAAAGGTTTTTGCATTGGCAGGTAAAGTGAATAATACTGGACTCGTGGAAGTCCCCATGGGTATTTCTCTAAGAGAACTAATTTATGAAATCGGAGGAGGGGTACCTGGAGGGAAAAAATTGAAAGCCGTTCAGACAGGTGGTCCCAGTGGAGGCTGTATTCCCGAAAAACACATAGATACACCCATAACTTATGATACACTGAAGGAACTTGGAACAATAATAGGTTCCGGCGGAATGATAGTAATGGACGAGGATGACTGTATGGTCGACGTTGCAAAATTCTTCCTTGAGTTCACCGTCGAGGAATCTTGTGGCCAGTGTACCCCCTGTCGCGATGGTACCAAGAGGATGCTTGAAATTCTCGAAAGAATAACCGAAGGCGAGGGTACTGAAGAAGACCTTGAAACGTTGAAGGAACTTAGTGAACACATCATGAAAACTTCTCTATGTGGGCTCGGACAGACTGCACCGCAACCCGTCATGTCCACGATGAGATATTTCTGGGACGAATATGAGGCTCATGTAAAAGAAAAACGTTGTCCCGCTAAAAAATGCAAGGCCCTCACAAGGATAGTGATCGATAAGGAAAAGTGTGTTGGCTGTACGGCTTGTGCAAGGGTTTGCCCTGTGAATGCTATAACCGGGAGCGTCAGGAATCCACACGAAATAGATCCTGAAATATGTACCCGCTGTGGAAGCTGTCTGGAAGTTTGTCGCTTCGGTGCCATAAGCAAAGTATCACCATAA
- a CDS encoding complex I 24 kDa subunit family protein has protein sequence MSFEEVKKTVTEIYERVKLESLEERDNLINILHAIQEHYGNYIPLEAAEVLKELTGKSLSEIYEVLTFYTMFSTRRRGKYIIRVCKSLPCHVTGGAAVIEALKNGLGIDYGQTTEDGLFTLEESSCLGLCGVSPVMLINDEAYGNLTPEKVFQIIEEIRERERSDVK, from the coding sequence ATGTCGTTCGAGGAAGTAAAAAAGACCGTAACGGAGATATATGAGCGAGTGAAGTTAGAAAGTCTTGAAGAAAGGGATAATCTAATTAATATTTTACACGCGATCCAGGAACATTACGGAAACTACATCCCCCTCGAAGCGGCTGAGGTTTTGAAAGAGCTGACGGGGAAATCACTTTCTGAAATATATGAAGTACTCACATTCTACACCATGTTTTCAACTCGAAGACGGGGCAAATACATCATCAGGGTCTGCAAGAGTCTACCCTGCCATGTAACCGGCGGAGCGGCTGTTATCGAAGCCCTGAAAAACGGTCTCGGAATTGATTATGGTCAGACAACGGAAGATGGCCTATTCACATTAGAAGAGAGCAGTTGTTTGGGACTCTGCGGGGTTTCCCCAGTAATGCTCATAAACGACGAAGCTTATGGAAATCTCACCCCCGAGAAAGTTTTTCAGATTATCGAGGAAATCAGGGAAAGGGAAAGAAGTGATGTGAAATGA
- the nuoF gene encoding NADH-quinone oxidoreductase subunit NuoF → MRKPITVLVSVDSNSVLLGARHFKNYLVDRLAYYNLTELVDVLETGSLGRYDRGVLFLVLPDNTLYGIKNTNDIDRFVEEQLLKGRPVKDLAVEEVKTPKSVEAKKVTEEERIVLKRAGKINPRNIEEYIALDGYQSLAKALKMRPEEIIAEIKESGLRGRGGAGFPTGLKWEFTMKVNAPEKFVICNADEGEPGTFKDRLIMEGDPHSVIEGMLIAGYAVGANKGYVYIRGEYYESVDNLRTAISQAYEYGLLGDNILGSGFSFDLTVRLGAGAYVCGEETALIESIEGKAGRPRLKPPYPPVKGLFQKPTVVNNVETFASVPAILLNGSNWFKSIGTPSSPGTKVFSLCGNLVRRGIVEAPMGTTVADLIYKYGGGIEGGKKLKMVQTGGAAGTFIKAEEISAPMDFDSFKTHGASLGSGVILAIDDSHCAVDVALNLMEFFAHESCGKCTPCREGTRLIVNMLKEFSKGRGSHEMLDNLYNVAYTMQNSAFCGLGQSVPVPLTSLLDRFRDEFEAHIDALECPSGVCKFEKKKKKTKR, encoded by the coding sequence ATGAGAAAACCTATCACAGTACTCGTTTCTGTTGATTCAAACAGTGTACTTCTTGGTGCGAGGCATTTCAAGAACTATCTCGTTGACAGGTTGGCTTATTACAACCTTACGGAACTTGTAGATGTTCTCGAAACGGGTAGTCTTGGAAGGTATGATCGTGGTGTTCTTTTCTTAGTGCTACCTGACAATACACTGTACGGAATAAAAAATACGAATGACATCGACCGTTTTGTTGAAGAACAACTTCTAAAGGGAAGGCCAGTAAAGGACCTGGCTGTTGAAGAGGTTAAAACGCCAAAGTCAGTCGAAGCAAAAAAAGTGACTGAAGAAGAGCGTATAGTTTTAAAACGGGCTGGAAAGATAAATCCAAGAAACATCGAGGAATATATTGCCCTTGATGGGTATCAGAGTCTGGCAAAAGCTTTGAAAATGAGACCCGAAGAAATTATTGCTGAAATCAAAGAGAGCGGTCTTAGGGGTCGTGGAGGTGCAGGTTTTCCAACAGGCCTAAAGTGGGAATTTACGATGAAGGTCAATGCGCCAGAAAAGTTTGTTATCTGTAACGCTGACGAAGGAGAACCGGGTACATTTAAAGACAGGCTTATCATGGAAGGTGACCCTCATTCCGTCATAGAAGGTATGCTAATCGCAGGGTATGCTGTAGGTGCAAACAAGGGGTATGTCTACATCAGAGGAGAATATTATGAGTCTGTGGATAACCTCCGTACTGCCATATCTCAGGCATATGAATACGGTCTACTTGGTGATAACATTCTGGGATCAGGATTCAGCTTCGATCTAACTGTGAGACTCGGTGCTGGTGCATATGTCTGTGGAGAAGAGACCGCATTGATAGAATCGATAGAGGGAAAAGCAGGCAGACCCCGACTGAAACCCCCGTATCCACCCGTGAAAGGACTCTTCCAAAAGCCCACCGTGGTAAACAATGTTGAGACCTTCGCAAGCGTACCAGCGATTCTTTTGAACGGCTCAAACTGGTTCAAGAGCATCGGCACTCCTTCATCCCCGGGAACAAAAGTCTTCTCATTATGTGGCAACCTTGTTAGAAGAGGAATAGTGGAAGCTCCTATGGGTACAACCGTAGCCGATCTGATCTACAAATACGGTGGTGGTATCGAAGGGGGCAAGAAATTAAAGATGGTTCAAACCGGTGGTGCTGCTGGAACGTTTATAAAAGCTGAAGAAATCAGCGCTCCTATGGATTTCGACTCTTTTAAGACTCATGGTGCTTCACTTGGTTCAGGAGTGATCTTGGCCATCGACGATTCACATTGTGCGGTGGATGTAGCGTTGAATCTGATGGAGTTTTTCGCCCACGAATCTTGTGGAAAATGTACTCCTTGTCGTGAAGGAACGCGATTGATTGTGAACATGTTAAAGGAATTCAGCAAAGGTAGGGGCTCCCATGAAATGCTGGATAACCTTTACAACGTAGCCTATACTATGCAAAATTCCGCTTTCTGTGGTCTGGGTCAGTCGGTCCCGGTTCCACTTACCTCTCTTCTTGATAGGTTCAGAGATGAATTCGAAGCTCACATCGACGCACTGGAATGTCCTTCGGGAGTTTGTAAATTTGAAAAAAAGAAGAAAAAAACGAAAAGATAA
- a CDS encoding transglycosylase SLT domain-containing protein — protein sequence MNKNNSDILTFTLFLVLILAISITIVFFNPHTPSKIVKELAILYNKGLNIDISEYFNEPSYSYPEDVLNAYRFFKGKKLSNFHGFAVTRTASNVSVDIFESGDRSIETLINHSVKKKKPFLKERIREAIGLSSTVQPVISNSEKIINAVYNALLDFSTIEVPLRVGDDKVLLSLSDIEPELVLAICFKESGFNPLALGKVTEENPEFRYSRGLMQIYQKTLYTLNTWLAETGINISPEELWNIRNNIFLGMVYLAYAREQLLKGD from the coding sequence ATGAATAAAAACAATTCAGATATCTTAACTTTCACTCTATTTCTGGTACTAATCCTGGCTATTTCGATTACCATCGTCTTTTTCAATCCTCATACCCCTTCGAAGATCGTTAAAGAATTAGCAATTTTATACAATAAAGGGCTTAATATCGATATATCTGAATATTTCAACGAGCCTAGCTATTCATATCCCGAAGACGTTCTAAATGCCTACAGGTTCTTTAAAGGGAAAAAACTATCAAATTTCCACGGTTTCGCCGTTACCAGAACAGCTTCGAACGTTTCTGTGGATATTTTTGAGTCAGGCGATCGCTCCATTGAAACCCTGATAAACCACTCAGTCAAGAAAAAGAAGCCTTTCCTCAAAGAACGGATAAGGGAGGCCATTGGGTTATCTTCCACAGTTCAACCAGTTATCTCTAACAGTGAAAAGATAATAAACGCTGTTTACAACGCGTTGCTGGATTTTTCAACTATCGAAGTACCTCTTAGAGTCGGTGATGATAAAGTCTTGCTAAGCCTTTCAGACATCGAGCCAGAACTTGTGCTCGCCATCTGCTTCAAAGAGTCAGGGTTCAATCCGCTGGCTCTTGGGAAAGTAACGGAAGAAAATCCAGAATTCAGGTATTCAAGAGGTCTTATGCAGATATATCAAAAGACCCTCTACACTCTCAATACATGGCTGGCGGAGACGGGCATTAACATTTCTCCTGAAGAGTTATGGAATATAAGGAATAACATTTTTTTGGGTATGGTGTATCTGGCATACGCCAGAGAACAATTGTTGAAAGGAGATTGA
- the aglB gene encoding cyclomaltodextrinase, with protein sequence MGTWKRSIVYQIFPDRFKIGEGKTVFEKEKKGLYSLPEQRVKEWQIKPERSKDGSHQYVFWGGDLRGIIEELEYIATLGTGMIYLTPIFLARSNHKYDTIDYFKIDPAFGTLEDFRELCDRAHDMGMKIIIDGVFNHIGEASKWFNKLKLFGDNTGAYNDPDSEFRDFFYFNGNNYRGWMNAKTLPELHLENSSLQEILFKGEDSVIKYWLRQGADGWRLDCAFDLGYEFNRMIVDEARKVKEDALIIGEVWNYPKGWNTDAGLDGLMNYFFRTIIFDLVRRELEPHIAGRILEKTVEDCGIDYLNTCWNILSSHDVPRLSSEFEDEKDIRLAIGLQYTLPGVPMIYYGEELEMEGGIDPENRGAMEWDKLQKNPPRKTFYERLGKIWKSHRAIREGGFEVLSTSSNGVLAFKRHTENIDELVVVAFNFQLEECNVNVYLNEGTFMNGTPMVDLLTDERFSTHTGKISVKIPGRGFVLLRPEISRNMLKYTPYKRI encoded by the coding sequence ATGGGTACTTGGAAGAGAAGCATAGTATACCAAATCTTCCCGGATCGTTTCAAAATCGGTGAAGGGAAGACTGTCTTCGAAAAGGAAAAAAAGGGACTTTATTCTTTACCCGAACAACGCGTCAAAGAGTGGCAGATCAAGCCAGAGAGATCGAAAGATGGTAGTCACCAGTACGTGTTCTGGGGTGGTGACCTCAGGGGCATTATCGAAGAACTAGAATACATCGCAACCCTTGGTACCGGTATGATATATCTAACGCCGATCTTTCTGGCAAGGTCGAACCATAAATACGATACGATAGATTATTTCAAGATTGATCCTGCTTTCGGCACGCTTGAAGATTTCCGTGAGCTCTGTGATAGAGCTCATGACATGGGAATGAAGATTATCATCGATGGTGTTTTTAATCACATTGGGGAAGCGTCGAAATGGTTTAACAAACTGAAGCTTTTTGGAGATAATACCGGAGCATATAACGATCCAGATTCTGAGTTTCGGGACTTTTTCTATTTCAATGGCAACAACTATCGGGGCTGGATGAATGCAAAAACACTTCCTGAACTACACCTTGAGAACTCATCACTTCAGGAGATACTCTTCAAGGGAGAAGACTCTGTTATCAAATACTGGTTACGGCAGGGAGCAGACGGATGGAGGCTCGATTGTGCCTTCGATCTAGGGTACGAATTCAATCGAATGATCGTCGATGAAGCTAGAAAAGTGAAAGAAGATGCTCTAATTATCGGGGAAGTGTGGAACTACCCCAAAGGTTGGAACACCGATGCTGGCTTAGATGGATTGATGAACTATTTTTTCCGGACAATCATTTTTGATCTTGTACGCCGGGAACTCGAGCCTCATATCGCGGGTAGAATACTGGAAAAAACGGTCGAGGATTGTGGTATTGATTATCTTAACACTTGCTGGAATATTCTTTCTTCACATGATGTCCCAAGACTCTCGTCGGAATTTGAAGATGAGAAAGATATCCGTCTTGCAATAGGGCTTCAGTACACTCTTCCTGGAGTTCCGATGATCTACTATGGTGAAGAGCTGGAAATGGAAGGAGGAATAGATCCTGAAAACAGAGGCGCAATGGAATGGGATAAGTTGCAGAAAAATCCTCCTCGAAAGACTTTCTACGAAAGACTGGGAAAGATCTGGAAAAGTCACAGAGCTATCCGTGAAGGTGGCTTTGAGGTTTTGAGTACCTCTTCAAATGGTGTTCTTGCATTCAAAAGACATACAGAAAATATTGATGAGCTCGTAGTTGTTGCCTTTAACTTTCAGCTTGAGGAGTGCAACGTTAATGTTTATTTGAACGAAGGTACCTTCATGAACGGTACACCAATGGTAGATCTCCTTACCGATGAACGGTTCAGCACACACACTGGAAAGATAAGCGTTAAAATCCCTGGAAGGGGGTTCGTTTTATTGCGACCTGAGATATCAAGAAACATGTTGAAATATACACCGTACAAAAGGATATGA
- a CDS encoding DMT family transporter has product MRTFRSRAVATVFLATTSVMWGISYLFTKVAVQSLPPMVLALLRFVLAILILFPLSMKEHKKLIFRFSTMMAGVFGVTLYFLFENYGLKYTSPSDASIIVSSAPILTLIFYDVLHRKFDFLEYAGTIVAFIGVALIIYGGKFTESSSIVGNLLAFGAAISWTGYTFFFDRANDSSLTANVEVMLWGILFILPFAVFEIFTTERINISLQAITGVLYLGIFASALGYFLWGKGIHMWGGKAATLWVYTIPIFTILGDVFVLHYKPGLHFILGATAVATGMFTVILRHTWTLRG; this is encoded by the coding sequence ATGAGGACATTTAGAAGCAGAGCGGTCGCAACTGTTTTTCTGGCTACTACTTCAGTTATGTGGGGGATTTCCTATTTGTTCACGAAGGTGGCAGTACAGAGTCTGCCACCTATGGTTCTTGCGTTATTAAGGTTTGTGCTTGCTATCTTAATTCTCTTTCCACTGTCAATGAAAGAACATAAAAAACTTATATTCAGATTTTCTACGATGATGGCCGGCGTTTTTGGCGTAACCCTTTATTTTCTCTTCGAGAACTATGGGTTGAAATACACCAGCCCCTCCGACGCGTCTATCATCGTATCTTCTGCTCCAATTCTTACATTGATTTTCTACGATGTACTTCACAGAAAGTTCGATTTTCTTGAGTATGCGGGGACAATAGTTGCATTCATAGGCGTCGCTCTGATAATCTACGGTGGTAAATTTACTGAAAGCTCCTCCATTGTTGGAAATTTACTGGCGTTCGGCGCTGCTATATCCTGGACAGGTTACACATTTTTCTTTGACAGAGCCAATGATTCTTCTTTGACAGCAAATGTTGAAGTAATGCTTTGGGGTATTTTGTTCATACTGCCGTTTGCGGTATTCGAGATATTCACAACAGAACGTATTAACATTTCCCTTCAGGCTATTACCGGTGTTCTTTACCTTGGCATTTTCGCTTCGGCACTCGGTTATTTTCTATGGGGAAAGGGGATACACATGTGGGGGGGGAAAGCAGCGACACTCTGGGTTTATACCATCCCCATTTTTACTATATTAGGCGATGTGTTCGTTCTGCACTATAAACCCGGTTTGCATTTCATTCTAGGAGCAACTGCCGTGGCAACTGGTATGTTTACCGTTATTTTGCGACATACCTGGACCCTTCGAGGCTGA
- a CDS encoding methylated-DNA--[protein]-cysteine S-methyltransferase — MERIGIVNIPLGSVIIEVESGKLIAVRLTNEVLQEKELSIFTKQFKEYFAGKRKIFDLPYVLELPEFSKRVLEYIRNIPYGQVMTYKQVAEALGKPGGARAVGQAMRRNPLPVLFPCHRVVAKDGMGGFLGGQEWKQFLLSLEGSRYVAK, encoded by the coding sequence ATGGAAAGGATAGGCATAGTCAACATACCTCTTGGATCTGTAATCATAGAAGTGGAAAGTGGTAAGCTCATAGCTGTTCGCCTGACAAACGAAGTCCTTCAGGAGAAGGAGCTTTCAATTTTCACGAAGCAGTTCAAAGAATACTTCGCTGGAAAGCGAAAGATATTCGACTTACCTTATGTGCTTGAATTGCCGGAATTCTCAAAGAGAGTGCTCGAATACATCAGGAACATACCTTACGGTCAAGTTATGACCTATAAGCAGGTGGCAGAAGCTCTCGGAAAACCCGGAGGAGCCAGGGCTGTGGGGCAGGCAATGCGCCGAAATCCCCTTCCGGTACTCTTCCCCTGTCATAGGGTTGTAGCAAAAGACGGAATGGGAGGTTTCTTAGGAGGACAGGAATGGAAGCAGTTTCTCCTCAGCCTCGAAGGGTCCAGGTATGTCGCAAAATAA